From Scylla paramamosain isolate STU-SP2022 chromosome 16, ASM3559412v1, whole genome shotgun sequence, one genomic window encodes:
- the LOC135107904 gene encoding N-alpha-acetyltransferase 60-like, whose protein sequence is MSHATRQVKAVATHQPIPVQFTSGWWDSGYHVEKDSKENETGHKDISRQPYRWKGVRGQECNVKEMGRVEQDVTIPEPRGVPLCSLAELKLRFLCPSDLPEVKALCREWFPIQYPDMWYEDITTNPRLYALAATFNMQIIGLLVAETKPLSKMNKEIFLPPSLTGQTQIGYILTLGVSNAHRGHGIASLLLDNYLSQLSTHEAPHVQAVLLHVLTTNQQAIAFYQRHNFVRHTFLPYYYNIKGKPKDAFSYVRYVNGGHPPWTLLDYLQHWTQALTAHEVCWWPVRLLSKFWGLIARSATAVMAHRLS, encoded by the exons ATGAGTCACGCTACACG GCAAGTAAAGGCTGTGGCCACCCATCAACCAATCCCAGTGCAGTTTACAAGTGGCTGGTGGGATAGTGGATATCATGTGGAAAAGGActcaaaagaaaatgaaacagggCACAAAGATATCTCCAGACAACCTTACAGATGGAAGGGTGTTAGAGGCCAAGAATGCAACGTAAAAGAGATGGG CAGGGTGGAGCAGGATGTTACTATTCCTGAGCCTCGTGGGGTGCCACTCTGCTCTTTGGCCGAGCTAAAGCTGCGCTTTTTGTGCCCAAGTGACTTACCTGAG GTGAAAGCTTTGTGTCGAGAATGGTTTCCTATACAGTATCCAGACATGTGGTACGAGGACATTACAACAAATCCTCGCCTCTATGCTCTGGCTGCAACATTTAACATGCAGATCATTGGGCTTCTGGTGGCAGAAACCAAGCCACTTTCTAAGATGAATAAAGAG ATATTTTTACCTCCATCACTTACTGGGCAAACACAGATCGGTTACATCCTGACTCTGGGTGTAAGTAATGCCCATCGTGGTCATGGCATTGCTTCGCTACTCCTGGACAATTACCTCTCTCAGCTGTCTACCCATGAAGCACCGCATGTCCAGGCTGTGCTCCTACATGTTCTTACCACTAACCAGCAGGCCATAGCCTTTTACCAGCGCCACAACTTTGT ACGCCACACATTTCTACCTTATTATTACAACATCAAGGGGAAGCCAAAGGACGCTTTTTCCTATGTGAGATACGTGAATGGAGGACATCCACCATGGACACTGTT AGATTACCTCCAACACTGGACCCAAGCACTGACAGCACATGAAGTATGTTGGTGGCCAGTTAGACTGTTATCCAAGTTTTGGGGCCTTATTGCTCGTTCAGCCACAGCTGTCATGGCCCACCGCCTCTCCTAG
- the LOC135107908 gene encoding uncharacterized protein LOC135107908 yields the protein MGCATTEVLQLSLCLLITELGSKFVDEGIAVLAGGIAIYADLFKRTKSEDTMALELSIAKSHRSIKEVASELLDLEDEWNNFLSEIEGKGEENGNQHSTLVVVGDAIQKNFFLQLVTLPPHTAMASDEGAYKTSSTVTLQDILKSSRQNATLFVFNRHFA from the exons ATGGGTTGTGCTACAACTGAAGTCCTGCAGTTATCCTTATGTCTTCTTATTACAG AACTGGGGAGCAAGTTTGTAGATGAAGGTATTGCTGTCCTTGCTGGTGGCATTGCCATATATGCAGATCTTTTCAAAAG GACTAAATCAGAAGATACTATGGCTTTGGAACTCTCCATAGCAAAAAGTCATAGGAGTATCAAGGAGGTTGCTTCTGAATTACTGGATCTTGAG GATGAATGGAACAATTTCCTTAGTGAAATTgaaggtaaaggagaagaaaatggaaatcaGCATAGCACTTTGGTTGTTGTAGGGGATGCTATccaaaaaaattttttcttaCAACTTGTCACTCTTCCACCACACACTGCCATGGCCAGTGATGAGGGTGCCTACAAAACATCCAGTACAGTGACACTACAAGATATTCTGAAATCCAGTCGGCAAAATGCAACTTTGTTTGTATTCAATCGACATTTTGCTTGA
- the LOC135107906 gene encoding KICSTOR complex protein ITFG2-like — MRVASFVNFLEFEFEGNINKNAICLGDVDNDGQNELVVGNENGALALFKGENPRPIRYSTDLGMISAVAVGDVFNSGSNALVVVTGCGYCYIYDFEEDHLTESSEKKPLQPIHAQRIPSNVKVMLIGDVNGDGFSEMVVALTDRVVRTYRWVSCGDVVGGKPYGKLIGLNKWELGDQIGGITFNLCKDGTPSLLVAQPGGTYFTLKVQPAGQDNELDPFDETSSELLTKMSLDYEPLASARLRNPNIHTEICGNIKLGKIRPSSCGSEGDANEIIKTGSTHSDNECVAASYALSCPSLSGIETERNDLAEGTVNSTKPVCRRTGSDGNENNSEGAVGYALATLDGTLMLVHDGKIQWNLQVDHQLFAVYGLDVTGDGRDEVVACAWDGNTYIVCESTQCVRFTFHEPVSAFTAGRYGLRGRQVPSLVYASFNNRIYLYYDITLSHTSTKTLADILKKEPEYHQLLEKIGLCSSDTDKLEELHNYLLYGKFEK, encoded by the exons ATGAGGGTTGCTTCATTTGTTAACTTTTTAGAATTTGAATTTGAAGGAAATATCAACAAAAATGCTATATGTCTTGGTGATGTGGATAATGATGGTCAGAATGAGCTAGTGGTGGGGAATGAAAATGGTGCTCTTGCTCTTTTCAAGGGGGAAAATCCACGACCCATCCGTTATAGCACTGACCTCGGAATGATCTCTGCTGTGGCTGTAGGGGATGTGTTTAATTCTGGTTCAAATGCATTGGTAGTAGTGACGGGCTGTGGTTACTGCTATATCTATGACTTTGAGGAAGACCATTTGACAGAGTCATCTGAGAAGAAACCACTACAGCCCATTCATGCACAGCGCATCCCTTCCAATGTAAAAGTGATGCTTATTGGTGATGTAAATGGGGATGGGTTCTCGGAGATGGTGGTGGCATTAACAGATCGTGTTGTACGTACTTACCGCTGGGTCAGTTGTGGAGACGTGGTTGGTGGAAAACCGTATGGTAAATTAATTGGTCTTAACAAATGGGAATTAGGAGATCAAATTGGAGGCATCACTTTTAACCTGTGCAAAGATGGCACCCCCTCCCTTCTGGTGGCCCAGCCTGGAGGGACATACTTCACACTAAAGGTTCAGCCAGCTGGTCAAGACAATGAACTGGATCCTTTTGATGAAACATCTTCTGAACTTCTGACTAAAATGTCTCTAGATTATGAGCCTCTGGCATCAGCAAGGCTGCGAAATCCAAACATTCATACAGAAATCTGTGGAAACATTAAGTTAGGCAAAATAAGGCCCAGTTCATGTGGTAGTGAAGGAGATGCCAATGAAATCATCAAAACAGGCTCAACCCATTCTGATAATGAATGTGTGGCAGCATCATATGCATTGTCTTGTCCAAGTTTATCAGGTATtgaaactgaaagaaatgaTCTTGCTGAAGGAACAGTGAATAGTACAAAGCCAGTCTGCAGGAGAACAGGCAGTGatggaaatgaaaacaactCAGAGGGAGCTGTTGGCTATGCTCTGGCCACTCTGGATGGTACCTTAATGCTAGTGCATGATGGAAAAATTCAGTGGAACTTGCAAGTTGACCATCAACTCTTTGCTGTGTATGGGCTGGATGTGACAGGAGATGGACGGGATGAAGTTGTGGCCTGTGCCTGGGATGGCAACACGTACATCGTGTGTGAAAGCACACAGTGTGTACGCTTCACGTTCCACGAGCCTGTCAGCGCCTTTACTGCTGGCCGGTATGGCCTTAGAGGTCGGCAG GTGCCCAGTCTGGTGTATGCCTCCTTCAACAACCGTATATATCTGTATTATGATATCACCTTGAGCCACACCTCCACCAAGACCCTGGCTGATATCCTCAAGAAGGAACCAGAATATCATCAGCTGCTAGAAAAAATAGGTTTATGTTCTAGTGATACTGATAAACTTGAAGAGCTTCATAATTATTTGTTGTATGGAAAATTTGAAAAATAG
- the LOC135107905 gene encoding UV-stimulated scaffold protein A-like translates to MDGDQRAAHLKYLVEELTTSGKDNLDEEKFKKIKKICKQSDIYVVELYRLVIKQLKKKHAEIRYSAFQICDEIFRRSHCFRELLLKDFMQFVDLALGLDPKKPLPKPDAAARKLKQKCVEVIQHWYDHFSDGYLTLKQAYSYLRDCKKVDFAELTARTEAEQQRAEQERQKAEEIKNKKIEKIKRELEGSSKEINDCITQFHNCFKLLIPDVHDFFIPLSSEEVGSQGEGLVSHGEKGIQEEASNDDDEELEENAEYGSEFMRGHGIMKGTNVKINLEDVRKVQRTEDNEVVIENLKEYISILNTKLLPSVRRWEEIIQPYSAGNESLIKTIIDHKISIQNCVKRFESLNIVHKENQNITKDINSDSDDDDDDFIEVPWDDPRVVRAAASEAALLGVTKHSSNHSASSQPDDPDNQPSSSGLCHTSSQVQSAGPSSSKTSESYRFPDEYLNKETSAPKRHQNPLAGLSQVWTATADLHEQEEVQSTGGILGIATQRVNYERSWEPVKWACRAPLKTGQLCPRKDREKCPFHGPIVPRDETGKPLRPEDAAREQAAREQYERDHPAWQDPQLLAELKAATGVDLKVDKGRRKRKHKYENLTDLKKTTPKERLAKKILSKKAVRRLNVALDKEHRSAPNTSSDFRFS, encoded by the coding sequence ATGGATGGTGACCAGCGGGCCGCACATCTTAAGTATCTGGTGGAAGAGTTGACAACATCAGGGAAAGATAATCTTGATGaagaaaaattcaagaaaattaagaaaatatgtaaGCAGTCTGATATATATGTTGTAGAACTATACAGACTTGTCATCAAGCAACTGAAGAAAAAGCATGCTGAAATACGATACAGTGCATTTCAGATTTGTGATGAGATTTTTCGTAGGTCTCACTGTTTTCGAGAGTTGCTCCTGAAAGACTTCATGCAGTTTGTAGATCTTGCTTTAGGTTTAGATCCTAAGAAACCCTTACCAAAGCCTGATGCAGCAGCTAGAAAACTCAAGCAGAAGTGTGTTGAAGTCATTCAGCATTGGTATGACCATTTTAGTGATGGGTATTTAACACTAAAGCAGGCATATAGCTATTTAAGAGATTGTAAAAAAGTTGATTTTGCTGAACTTACAGCCAGAACTGAAGCAGAACAACAGAGAGCAGAGCAGGAGAGACAAAAggcagaagaaataaagaataagaagattGAAAAGATTAAAAGGGAGCTTGAGGGAAGTTCCAAAGAAATAAATGATTGCATAACTCAGTTTCACAACTGTTTCAAATTATTGATTCCAGATGTTCATgattttttcattcctctcagTAGTGAAGAAGTTGGCAGTCAGGGGGAAGGTCTTGTATCTCATGGTGAAAAGGGTATTCAAGAAGAGGCatcaaatgatgatgatgaggaactGGAAGAAAATGCTGAATATGGTTCAGAATTTATGCGTGGTCATGGGATCATGAAAGGGACAAATGTTAAAATCAATCTGGAAGATGTTAGAAAGGTGCAGAGGACTGAAGACAATGAAGTTGTGATAGAGAACTTAAAAGAGTACATTAGTATCTTAAATACTAAACTATTACCTAGTGTCagaagatgggaagaaattATTCAGCCTTACAGTGCAGGTAATGAAAGTTTAATTAAGACTATTATTGATCACAAGATATCCATACAAAACTGTGTGAAAAGATTTGAGTCGCTGAATATTGTTCATAAAGAAAACCAAAATATAACCAAAGATATAAAttctgatagtgatgatgatgatgatgacttcaTAGAGGTACCTTGGGATGACCCAAGAGTGGTGAGGGCAGCTGCCTCAGAGGCTGCTTTGCTTGGTGTCACCAAACATTCATCCAACCATTCAGCCTCATCGCAGCCTGATGACCCTGATAATCAGCCATCATCTTCTGGTTTGTGTCACACATCCTCTCAGGTGCAGTCTGCAGGTCCTAGTAGCAGTAAAACATCAGAAAGTTATAGATTTCCTGATGAATATCTTAATAAAGAAACATCAGCACCAAAGCGCCATCAGAACCCTCTTGCAGGACTAAGCCAAGTGTGGACAGCCACAGCAGATCTACATGAACAGGAGGAAGTTCAAAGTACAGGAGGCATTTTAGGGATAGCAACTCAGAGAGTAAATTATGAGCGGTCTTGGGAGCCAGTAAAATGGGCTTGCCGAGCACCTCTCAAAACTGGGCAGTTGTGTCCCCGCAAAGATAGGGAAAAGTGTCCATTTCATGGCCCCATTGTTCCTCGTGATGAAACAGGGAAACCTTTGCGACCAGAGGATGCAGCCCGGGAACAAGCAGCAAGAGAACAATATGAGAGAGACCATCCAGCCTGGCAGGATCCACAACTTTTAGCAGAACTGAAGGCAGCAACTGGTGTAGATTTGAAGGTAGACAAGGGAAGacgtaaaagaaaacataaatatgAAAATTTGACTGACCTTAAAAAGACGACACCTAAAGAAAGGCTAGCTAAAAAGATACTCAGTAAGAAGGCTGTTAGGCGCCTTAATGTTGCCTTAGATAAGGAACACAGGTCTGCTCCCAATACCTCAAGTGATTTTAGATTTTCCTAA